DNA sequence from the Bacteroidota bacterium genome:
GTCAGCTTTGGGCTAATCGGATTGTTATTTGTCTTATATCCGCCTATTATTTTATTATTCACCAGAGTGAAACTTAAAACCATTTTTCGGGCTCTTTTACCTACTCAAATGGTTGCGTTCTCTACAAGTTCAAGTAATGCAACATTGCCAATTAATATGCGACAATGTACAAATGAATTGGGTGTATCGGGAAGTGTTGCGAATTTTGTTCTACCCATAGGAGCAACGATTAATATGAATGGAGTAACATTTTATCAGGCGATTGCTGCTGTTTTTATCGCGCAGGTATTTGGTATGGACTTAACGATAATACAGCAATTGACCATTGTTCTTACTGCAACACTAGCTGCCATAGGCACTCCAGGTGTTCCCGGTGGTGGAATCATCATGATGGTTATTGTTTTGGATGCAGCTGGAATTCCTCCCGAAGGGCTTGCCTTAATTCTTGGTATAGACAGACCTTTAGATATGATTCGAACTGCGGTAAATGTGACCGGTGATGCTATTGCCGCCGTTGTTATTGCTCATAGTGAAAAAGAGTTGGATTATTCTATTCAGAAATGATATTAATATTAATACTGTGTATTTTTTAAATGATCAAATTGATGTTCGTTATTTTAAATTAATGTTTTCATGTTAATAAGAATAAAATTAATAATATATAAATTTATCTATTTTATTTGCTTTTATGTATAATTTATTATATATTTACAAGATAAAAGCGCGTATATTCTATCAAAAAACAATATTTATAATAGCCAAATTAGTTTAAAAAATTTACTAAAAGATTGAATGATAAATAAATAACAATATTAAAATTGAAAGAAATGTTTGACAATCAAAAATCACTTAAATCAAGGAGTTCTCGAATAAGACACTCCGGATTACTGGGAATCTTTCTAGCGGTCAGTCTTATTGCTACAATTTCATTAGATGAAGTTAAGGCGCAAGAAGCCGCACAAATTTCGCATGGCCCAATGCTAGGACATCTTGGTGCTCATGAGATTGGTGTTTGGGCACGCACGTTTAAACCTGGAACTTTTTGGGTTCGGTACGGGCTTTCACCAGATAAGATGGACTATTTATCGGATGGGGCAACCACAACTATTGAGCACGACAATACCGGTTGGGTTCTGATTAAAAATTTGAAGGCAGATACTAAGTATTACTATGCATTAACAGTAAAAGGCGGAACTGCCACTATGCTTAATCGTACCGGATCGTTCCGAACCCTGCCCGACACAGAAGAAATGAAAGATCCTAAGGTAAATCCGGAAGGATTGTTCAATTTCAGTTTTGAATACGCCTGCGGAAACAGTCAGGGCAGCAATGGATTTGGCCCTAGTCTTCCAACCTTCCGGACCATGTTAGACAAGATAAGCAACAAGATTAATTTTGCCATTCTCAATGGTGATTGGTTGTACGAGGCTGAACGAGAATATCCTGCAGAAAGTTGGTTAAAACAAGTTGGACTTACAAAGGAACAAACTCCAAGGGTTGTTGATCTTGCTCCAAAAATAGTCGGTGTATGGGAAAATTACAAATCATATCTCGACAGAGGTTATAATCTTGCAGAGTGGCACCGTGTCGTTCCTTCATTTTATACGATTGATGACCATGAAATTTTTGACAATACTTATGGAGCCGGACAAATAGGACGTGTAGACCACAAGGCAGTGTACCGTGATATAGGGGTTCAGGCATGGCATGATTATCTGGCATGGAGTAATCCAACTGAATTCACTCAAGGTATTACCTTCGGCAGGGCAAAACTCAAAGCCGGTAGTGATATTTTAATTGATACAGAAACAGACTTCACAAAACTCGATCTCAGTCAGGCCGCTACCCTCCAGGTATTTTGGGGTGGACCCTATGATGGAATCCGAAACATTCCCAAAGGAACCCAACCCGGAAACCCCAATAGTGGGGTTTATCAGATCATTGAAGTAATAGATGCACATAAAATCCGTGTTTATCCATCTGCAAAAAAGAATGGCAATCCTGTGTATTCTATCGGACGAAGATCTTATGGTAAAATGAGGGTAAGTAATTCTGATATCTTTTTACTTGATGTCCGCTCTCACCAGGACATGCATGATACGAGTGACCCCTATAAAAAAGGAATCTCAATAATGGGCAAAGAACAAAAAGCCTGGTTAAAGTCAGAAATGCTGAAAAGCGATGCTGAGTTTTTCTTTGTCGTTTCATCGGTTAATTTTAGTATTCCTCACGAGGGAGGAACTGGCGGAAGCACAGCAGATCAGATAGCTACAGGGCAAATTGGCAGGGATGATGCATGGACCAGTTATGTAGAAGAGCGAACAGAAATGATCGATTTTTGGGAATCACTGGGTAAACCTGTATTTGTCCTTACCGGTGATTTACACAACAGTTTTGCAGTAAAGATGACTAATAATGTTTGGGAATTTGCTTCAGGACCGCACAACTCACGCAATCATGCTCTTGGGGCAGAAGGTAATCGTCCTGTGAATGGAATATATAATTCAAGGGGAAGTGAAGTTGATATTCGTTGGTCAACAGCTATTCTAAATGATGTACCTGGTGCGTTAAGGTATATTCCTAATTATTGTGTGGTTCAGGTTAATAACGTTTTTAATAATCCTGTAGAGGAAGGCAAGGACAGATGGATACCATTTCCAAGGCCTCACGTTATTTTCCAGTATTACAACGGCTTAACCGGTGATTTAATGTATGCTGAAACCATTCAGGCAATAACCAAATAGCAGGATTATACTTTTTTAACTGATTATAAAATGGTTTAAAGAATTTATTACTTGAAAATACAAATTCATTGCCTATGGAAAATAACGACTAATTTATGGTTTTTGAAATCTACGATCGTAAAGCATAAATAAAAGCTACAACTTAATTAAAACATTATCAAATTAATATTTTTTTTATGAAACGAAAATTAACAATTTTTTTAATCTTTTTTCTCGGGATGCAAATAGCATATGCTCAAGGAAAAGTTGTAACCGGTACGGTTACAAGTGCTGAGGATGGAACAACCATCCCAGGAGTAACGATAATGGTTACTGGTACAACAACAGGTGTGACAACTGACGTGAATGGTAAATACCAAATAACTTTACCAAATAATAATGCAGTACTCAAATTTTCATTTATTGGCTTCAAAAGTCAATCAATAACTGTTGGTCAGGCTTCAACCATAAATGTAACTTTAGAGCTCGACCTTGTGGGCCTCGAAGAGGTTGTGGTTATTGGTTACGGTACTTCCACAAAAGAAGCACTTACTGGTGCTGTTCAAGTGGTTGGAAGTGAAAAGTTATCAATGCTTCCTGCAGCCACACTTGAAAATGCCCTGCAAGGAGGAGTTACAGGTCTTATGATGAACAATGCTGATGGACAGCCTGGTGCAGGAGCCGAAATCCGTATCAGAGGTATTGGGTCCATCAATGCATCCAGTGAGCCATTATATGTTATCGATGGGATTCCAGTACAATCTGGCTCTCCTTCACCAACTGATTTTTCTAATGAGGGGAAAAGCTCTAATATTATGTCAACCATGAACCCGAACGATATCGAAAGTATTTCTGTATTGAAAGATGCATCGGCAACAGCCATTTATGGTTCACGTGGTGCCAATGGTGTAATTCTTATTACAACTAAAGGCGGTAAAGCAGGTAAAACTAAAATTAATTTCAGTGCTTCAACCGGTTTCTCCGATAATGCGTACAATAATTTGCAGGAGCCTCTTAATGCAGCCCAATACAAAGAATTATTCATTGAAGGATATACAAACAGGGGCGAATCGGCTGCTACAGCTACTGCACGTTTCGACGATTGGTTTCCTGAGGCAGCTACTACAAATACAAACTGGATTGACGAAATTTATCGAACCGGTAAAACAAAACAATATAACGTTGATGTAAGTGGCGGAGCTAATGGAATAACCTATTTTGCTTCTATCGGATATTATGACCAGGAAGGTGTTGTGGTCGGAACTGATTTTGAACGATTTTCATCGCGATTAAATATTGTTGCTAAATTGACCGATAAATTGACCATTACTAATAATATTAATCTTGGACGAACAATGGCTCATGGAGTCGATGATAAAACATCATGGACTAATCCAATGCACGTAGGATATTTTACTCCCCCACAAATTCCGGTTTATGATGAATATGGAAGATTCTATGGTGATCATTTAGTTTTAGGAATGAACGGCAGCAACCCTTTAGGTGTTTTATTGGAAGATGAGCGATGGCAAAAACAAACGCGTATCACGGACAACCTCACGGCAAGTTATAAAATCCGTGAAGATTTAGTTTTTAAATCCGCCTGGAGTTTTGACATGGTTGGAGTTAACGAATTCCAATATCAGAATCCGAGATATGGGGATGCCCGACTTGTGGGTGGTAGTGGAGATGAGGGAACTCAGAATACCCTTAACTGGATTGGAACCCAAACCTTGAATTACAATAAACTTTTTGGACAAGATCACAGCTTCGATGCGTTGTTAGGTTATGAAGCACAAAAATATGAAAGTAGATCGATCAGGGCCAGAGCTGAAGGTTATCCAAATGCAACGCTCAGAACACTAGCCAATGCTGCAAATCCAATGGTGGCAACTAGTTCAGGAACATCTTATGCTTTTGCTTCTATGTTCTCCAGATTTTCTTATAATTATGCCGGAAAATATTATGCAACTGCAAGTTTCCGTCGTGATGGTTCTTCACGTTTTGGTCAGAACTCTCGCTGGGGTAACTTCTGGTCTCTTGGAACATCCTGGCGAGTTACCCAAGAGGATTTTATGAAAGATATCAAATGGATAAATAATTTGAAATTGAGAGTATCTTATGGTATAACCGGTAATGCAAGCATTGGTAATTTCGATGCAGTTGCTTTATATGGTTTTGGTAACGACTATGATGGCATTGCAGGTTCAGCACCTTCTAACATCGGCAATCCTTATCTTACCTGGGAAGGCCAAAGTACTTTGGATATTGGTATAGACTTATTTGTATTTGATCGGGTTAGTGCAACCGTTAATTATTTCCACAGAAAAAACAATGATCTGTTATTAGATCGACCATTATCTGAAACTACTGGTTTTAATGGTAATCTGCAAAATGTTGGAGATATGTTGAACAGAGGTTTTGAGATCGAGGCTAATGCCCAAATCGTTAAATCAGCTGATTTTAACTGGGATTTAGGGTTTAATATTACTTTAATGAAAAATGAGGTAACCAGACTTGATGAACCAATTATTGATGGTGCTCAAAATCATACAGAAGGACGTGATTACTATGAATTTTATATGTGGCACTGGGCCGGTGTAAATCCTGCAAACGGTCAAGCTCAGTGGTATAAAGATGAAACCATGACCACAATTACAGAAAAGGTAAAAGATGCTGTACCATTCTTTACCGGTAAATCAGCATTGCCAAGTGCTTATGGAGGGGTTAATACCAATTTAAGTTATAAAGGTTTCAGTTTAAGTGCACAGATTGTATTTGTTTGGGATAAATGGGTATATAATAACCAATCCAAAGGTATTGAAAGTGATGGAGCCCGTGCTCCCAGAAGCACAAATTTGTACGCATTTGAAAACCGATGGACTACACCCGGGCAGGAAGCCCTTGTTCCGAAATTTGTATGGGGAAACTCATCCAAGAGTAATCAAACAAACAGTACCCGTTACTTATATGATGCAACATATATTCGCTTAAGAGATCTTACTTTAGCATATACCTTTAATAAATCAATTACTGAAAAGCTTGATATTTCTTCATTAAGGGTATTCGTACAAGCAAATAACTATTTTACCTGGGTCAGATCAAAACATTATCAATATGATCCTGAATCAGATACTAATGGTATTGTTAATGGTACTGTGCCAAAAACCAAATCCATTACTTTGGGTGTAAATGTGGGATTTTAATCAATCGTTTGTAGAAATGTTAAAATAAACAATTATGAAAAAACTTATAAATAAAATATCAGGAAAGTCTCCGCTGATAGCAATATTGGTTGTGTTTTTCACGGTATCATGTTCAAAAGATTTTCTGGAGTTACAGCCGGAACAAGCAGTTTCAATGAGTCAGGCTTTGAAAACTAACGCTGATTTTAATGCCGCTATTACAGGATGTTATGATGGATTGCAAAGCGGAAACTATTATGGTAAATTCTTTATTATGACTCCCGATGTTATGAGTGATGATGCCAAAGGAGGTGCTCTTGTTAACAGGGCTTCTGATTGGCATTCATACCAAGGATCATCTACCGATCGAAGTAACTTGGCTGAGAATATCTGGTCAATTGGTTATAGGGTTATTGATCGTGCTAACAGAATTTTGGAATCAGGAACTGATCTGAATATTAATGAAATTAAAGGTCAGGCCTATGCTTTTAGAGCACTTGCTCATTTTGATTTAGTTCGTATATATGCACAGCATTATACTTTTACCGCAGATGCATCACATTTGGGTGTGCCAATTGTTACAACAGTTGATCCATTAGCAAAACCTGCGCGTAATACGGTCAAAGAAGTTTATGATCAGGTAATTGCCGATTTTAATTCATCACTTCAATTGATCAATGACAATAAAAACTCTTTTTACTTTTCAAAAAATGTTGTAAAAGCCTTATTGTCAAGAGTATATCTTTACAAAGAGGATTGGACTAATTCAGTGGCTATGGCGAATGATGTCATTAACAGTGGTAAATATTCTCTGGTAAGCAATGCGAATTATGCCAAAATTTTCAGTACTGATCATAGCGCTGAAACAATCTTCGAAATTGACATGAACCCTACTGATAACAATGGCAGCGGTTCCCTTGCAGGTAATTATTTAGCTACAGGATATGCCGAATACTTACCATCCATGGATCTGGTAAATCTTATTCCCAATGGTGATGTTCGCAAAACATTGTTCAAAGAAGATACTAAACTTGGTGGTGGGGATTTTGGCTGGTTAAGGGTTAATAAATATAGCAATGCTTTAGGTTATGACAATACTCCTGTAATTCGACTCTCAGAAGTTTATCTTAACCGAGCTGAGGCCAACTATCATTTGAATAATGCAAGTGCTGCTCAGGCTGATGTGAATCTTATTCGTAAGAGAGGTTTACCAACTGCCGCCAGTGTAACGGCAACAGGGGCTGCACTTCTAGAAGAAATATTACTTGAAAGAAGAATTGAGCTCTCATTCGAAGGTCATAGATTATGGGATTTAACCAGAAATAAAAAGGGAGTTTTCAGAAATAATTGCACATCAACAACGTGTTCTGTTCCTTATCCTGATAATCGTTTCGTTTTAGCAATTGGTAAATTTGAGATTGATGCTAATGAGAATATTATTCAAAATCCAGGTTACTAGATATTTGGTTCATAAATAGTGGTAATAATTGGGGAGGTTAGTAGAAAAGTCCCGCTTTTAGCGGGACTTTTAAATCCTAAAGTTAGTTAAGAAAATTTTATGTTTTATAGGTGTAAATTATGATAACAAAAAATGAACAATTTTCCATTAAATTCTTAACTTTAAAACCAATTTCTTAGCTAATGAAGATTAATATCAAAACCACTTGTCAAGAAATGAATTATTGTTCTGATAATTTGTGATATTGCAGTACAACAACCATCAAGAGTTATGACAGAAAATATAGTTGCAGAAAACTTAAGACCATTTTTATCCATCGCCAAAATGATTGGATCTAGTTTCGGAAGAAATTGTGAAGTTATCCTTCATGATCTCTCAATTCCACAAAAATCAGTTGTTTTTGTTGTAAATGGGCATGTTACTGGACGTAAAGTTGGTCAACCTTTTGATCACCTTTTAAGTATTGTGTTGTCTTCCAAAGATTTTAAAGATGACTATTTAGCAAATTATCAAACTGTCGCTAAAGATGGTAGGTTGATCAAATCTTCTACCGTCTTAATTCGAGATGCTAAGAATTACTTAATTGGAGCTCTATGTATAAATTACGATATTTCAATGGCACAACCGATTCAAAATTTTATCAATGATTTTGTTTCAACCAATACAACTGTAAAAAGAGAATCTGCATTAGCTGAAAGAATTCCTGAATCCTTTGATAACGAACCAGAATCGTCTGATAATATTACTGAGACTACCAACGATTTAATCAGAAGAATTATTGGGAACGTTGATATAAAAAGCATGAAGCGGAAGGCAAGAGTTTCACTCATACAGTTTATGGAAGAAAAGGGAGTCTTTCTGATAAAAGGGTCAATTGATACGGTTGCAGAAATGATGCAAATATCAAAAGTTACGGTTTACAGCTATCTCGATGTTCTAAAAAAACAGAAGCTTAATAAATAAAAACAACAAAACAATCATGATATCGAAGAAACTATTATTTATAATAGGGCTAATGTTGTGCATTAACACATCAATGAATGCCCAAAAGAAAACTTTTCATACTTCAAAAGCACCTGCACCGAAAGCCGGAAGTATGTTTATATTCCCTGAGCGGATAATCCTTAAAGATGGGGGATTTTATAATGCAGAACGGGCAACAATGTTTGTTCCATTAAATCGATCAGTAAAAAACAGCGATGTTATATCTTTGGATGTTTATCGCTTTAAAGCATCGGGAAAGGCAAATCCAAATACACCTCCCATTTTTTATCTTCATGGAGGGCCTAGCTTTGAGGGCTTGGAAGATCAGTTAAAAGAGATTGGAAATTTTGAGAAAAATTGGCAATTCATGCTGGATGTTGCTGACGTTGTAATTGTTAGTCAACGAGGAATTGGCCCTTCAAAACCTACTACAACAATTGAAACCACTCAGGAAACTTTTCCGCCAGATGTTGCCTATAACAACGAGCAGGCAATTGAAAGTCTGCAAAAATTATTGGCAAAGGAAAGAAAGGAATGGGAAGATTTAGGGCTCGACCTTAAAGGTTTCACAGTGCTTGAAGCTGCTGAAGATGTAAATGATGTGCGAAAAGCTTTTGGATATGACAAGATTACCATATGGGGCGGAAGTTTCGGATCACATTGGGGAATGTCATTGATGCGTTTACATCCTGAAATTATTGAACGTGCCATTCTTAGAGGTATGGAAGGGCCTGATCACACTTATGATCACCCAGGACACACATGGAATGTCTATAAAAGAATGGCAGAAGAAGCAGAGAATTCACCAGAACTGCAAGGACTCATTCCTGAAGGCGGGCTTATTGCCGCAGTCGAAACAATTGTCAAAAGACTTGAAAACAAACCCATTACAGTCGAAGTTAAAGACCCTAAAACCGGCAATGTTCAAAATGTTTTATTTGATGCCCATTCAGCCAGGCAACTTTCAAGAGGATATTCAAATAGCCTGGAATCATGGCCGGCCGACATTATAACCCTCTATAATGGAGACTTTACAAAAGCCGCAGAAAATGTGATTAAAAAGTATAAAAATAGCGAGCGCACTTTCAAAACTGCAAGTTATTATGTGCTTGATTGCGGATCAGGAATAACTGCAGAGCGACTTGAAGAACATTTGGCAGACCCTGCTACTCAAATTCTTGAAACCGGATGGGGTTACATCAATGGTTGTCCATGTTGGGACAGTGATTTAGGCGATGATTTCCGTAAAAATTTTGAAACAGATATTCCAACAGTAATTGTTCAGGGTACATGGGATAGAAGCACTCCTTATGAAAATGCACTCGAATTAGTTCCTTACTTTAAAGACTCTAAATTTATTCCTTTTAAAAGAGGACCTCATGGTGCAATAAAAGTTGCGTTGCAAGTTTCAGAGGATTTTAAAAAAGGCATACTTAGATTTGTGGAAAGTGGTGACCGTTCTGAATTACCCGATAAAGTGGAACTACCAACTCTCAAATGGACAGTGCCCCAAATTAAATAATATGGCTAATAATTACGCCCCGAAGAATTAACTCTAGGAGCCATTTACTAACACATTTAATTAATAAAAATGAGACAATATAATACGAATGGATTATTCCCAGCTAAGTTATTAAAAGAAATCAGAAATCAGTTTGTTTATGTTGATTGGGATCCATATACAGGCAAACGCATATTTTTTGAAGCTGCTTCTGGTTCTTGCCGGCCAAAAGGAGTTGTTGAAGCAATGGCTAAAGAAACTGCCCTGCCCGACCAGCAAGGAAGGCTTAATCCAGGTGCAGCTCATTCAGACGAGATTACGGCTAAAGGAATTGCAGACCTGATGACTTTTTTTGGTGCAAAATCAGGCCAGACAATACCTGGCTGGAGCAGCAGTCATGTTATTTACAGAATTACGGATGCTGTGTTATCATCAGTTCCCGGAACAAATGTAGTCACAACAGGTCTCGACCACGCTTCGGTAAGAAGTGCATTAACCCAATTTGCAGAAAAATACCATAAGGAAGAACGCATCGCAGAACCCGATTTAGAAACTGGTTCTGTTAAGATTTCAAATATTTTAAGTAAAATTGACAAAAACACTTGTTTTCTGGTCGTTACCCACTTATCAAATGTTACAGGCGAAATATATGATGTAAAAACCATTGTTGAAGAGGCAAGAAAAATTAAACCTGATTTATTTATCATGGTTGACGGTGTTCAATACACACCATCAGGACTTGTTGATGTTGAAGATATTGGAGCTGATGCTTACGTTATGGCTCCTTATAAAAATTATGGCGTTAAAGGCTGTGGTTACGCCCATGCTTCAGACAGGTTAGCAAATCTGCCCCACTGGAAATACATTTTTAAACCATCAAATAGCTGGGATTTAGGCGGAGTTGAACACCAATCATATGCAGCCTGGTCGGCTGTTGTCGATTATTTATGCTGGCTTGGGAGCTTTTTTAACAGCTCTCTCGACAGAAGAGAACTTGTCGTAACGGCAATGAACAGAATTAAAGCCCATCAGGAAGGCCTTTTATCAATCTTGCTTAAAGGAACCGATGAAACTCCCGGATTTGATCAAATGGAAAAAGTTACAGTTTATGGAATGGGAGATGATCTAACAAAACAATCGTTGCTAGTCGGATTTAATATTGAAGGTATCGAATCTGAAAGAGTTTGTGAATTATATAAAGAAAAACAACTCAGGCTTCATGCCCCCGGGCATGATCCATTCTTTGCAGCCATGTTAAAACAACTCGGGATTTCAAGTTTTGTAAGACTCTCAGGCTCTCACTATAATTCGCCAGAAGAGATTGAAATTTTTCTGAAAGCGACTGCTTCTATCATTAATTAGATTATTTAAATCGATGATTGTTATTAAAAATATTTTTTCAGAATACGAAAGTAGCTAAAATGAAAAATTCCAATAGTTTGTTTTGTAATTATAAAGTTAAGTTAATTTTAAAAATGAGTGTGATGATTATCACACTCATTTTTTCTATGGTAAAAGAAGCAAATGCTCAAAATCAGAATAATATTAATTCTGAAATGATTAAAAACCTGGAATGGTCAAATATTGGCCCCAAACGTGGAGGCAGGTCCATTGCAGTGGCAGGAAGTTCTATACGCCCTTATGAATATTATTTTGGAGCAACCGGAGGCGGATTATGGAAAACAACTGATGGAGGAAATAGTTGGGATCCGATAACCGATGGACAATTAAAAAGTTCTTCAGTAGGTGCAGTGGCAGTTTCACAATCAAATCCCGACATAGTTTATATTGGGATGGGAGAATCTCAATTGCGACAAAACGTATTGCAAGGCGATGGGGTTTATCGTTCAACAGATGCCGGTAAAAGCTGGAATCATATTGGATTAGAAGAGACTCAGGCTATCAGTAGAATCCGAATTCATCCGAACGATCCAAACAGGGTATATGTTGCCGCATTGGGTCATCCATTTGCTTCAAACATGGAAAGAGGAATCTTTAGGACAAAGGATGGTGGTATATCATGGGATCAAATATTGTATAAAAATGATCAGACTGGAGCAATAGATCTTGTACTTGACCCGAACAATCCGGAAATTATGTATGCTACTCTTTGGGAAGTATATAGAAAGCCTTGGATTTTGTGGAGTGGTGGTTCTGGATCAGGCCTCTATAAATCAGTTGATGGTGGAGATAATTGGACAGAAATTACAAGAAATCCTGGATTACCAGAAGGTATTTGGGGGAAAAGTACGGTTACACTTTCTGGCGCTGATTCGAAAAGAATTTATGTAAACATTGAAGCTGAAAATGGAGGATTATACAGATCGGATGACGGTGGAATAACTTTTGCTTTGATAAACAATCATAGAGATTTATGGCAACGTGCTTTCTACTTTTTAAGAATTCAGGCAGATCCAAATGATCGTGATGTAATTTATATTCTAAGTTTTAAATTAATCAAATCTGTGGATGGTGGTAAATCTTTCAAATATTTACCTGAAACACATGTAGACCATCATGACTTATGGATAGACCCTCTTAATCCTGAGCGAATGATTAACGGGAATGATGGAGGTGGAGTAGTGTCAGTTAATGGTGGACAAACCTGGACTCATATGAGATATCCAACGGCACAGATTTACCGTTTAAGTGTTACCAATGATTTCCCATATCATGTTGCAGGAGGCCAGCAGGATAATTCTACAGTAGTCGTACCATCTGATGGAGGCTACCTTAGAAATGAAAGATTAGAACCCGGAGAAATGATGTATGCTGCAGGTGGTGGTGAAAATGGCTATGTTGTGCAGCATCCAACTAAACTTAATATTTTTTATTCAGGCAGAACCAATGCTTTGGATAGGTATGACCGAAATACTGGTTTAGTAACAGATATTCAGCCATTTCCAAGAATCGTAATGGGAGAAGCTGCAGAAGTTATGCCCGAAAGATGGAATTGGAATTATCCAATTGCTGTAACCGATTTAGAGCCTGATGCCATTTATGTCGGCTCTCAATATTTATGGAAATCATCAGATCAAGGTCAAAATTGGAAAAAAATTAGTCCCGATTTAACCCGGGCTGATCGAAGTACAATGGGTAATTCAGGAGGTCCAATTGTTCTTGATCAGGATGGACCAGAGATTTATGCCACTATTTACACCATCGAACCATCCCCGCATAATGCAAATACAATTTGGGTAGGTTCTGATGATGGATTGATTCATTTGACCCGCGACGGTGGGAAAAAATGGTCAAATGTTACACCTTCTGATTTGCCAATAAATAGTAAGGTCAGCTCAATCGAATCATCCCCTCATAATCCGGCAGTTGCTTATGTAACAGCAAGAAGGTATGAAATGGGTGACAGAAGACCCTATGTATGGAAAACCGAAGATTTTGGACTTACCTGGAATAAAATTGTCGATGGCATAGATGAAAATGATTTTGGACATTCAATATGTGAAGATCCAATAAAAGAAGGGCTATTATTTTTGGGTACTGAACATGGAGTTTATGTTTCATTTAATAGTGGGATGAATTGGCAAAGCTTTGCAAATAATTTACCTAATACTCCGGTAATGGGTATTGCTATAAAACAAAATGATTTGGTAATAGCAACGCATGGACGCTCATTTTGGAAAATGGAAAACATTGAATTGCTTCGTCAGATTTCAACTTCAGATATTTTTGAAAAAGAATTCCATTTATTCAAACCTACAAATGCCATCAGACGTGCAGTTCCTGTAACCATCGATTTTTATGCAAAGCATAAAGACCGTGAGGTAAAACTTGAGATTGTTGATACAGATGGAAACTTGGTGATTCAGTTATTCAATAAAAAAATTCAAAATCCGGGGATGTATAGATTTATTTGGAATCTCAGATATGAAGGTGCAACCTCATTTCCAAATATTATTCT
Encoded proteins:
- a CDS encoding alkaline phosphatase D family protein, whose amino-acid sequence is MLGHLGAHEIGVWARTFKPGTFWVRYGLSPDKMDYLSDGATTTIEHDNTGWVLIKNLKADTKYYYALTVKGGTATMLNRTGSFRTLPDTEEMKDPKVNPEGLFNFSFEYACGNSQGSNGFGPSLPTFRTMLDKISNKINFAILNGDWLYEAEREYPAESWLKQVGLTKEQTPRVVDLAPKIVGVWENYKSYLDRGYNLAEWHRVVPSFYTIDDHEIFDNTYGAGQIGRVDHKAVYRDIGVQAWHDYLAWSNPTEFTQGITFGRAKLKAGSDILIDTETDFTKLDLSQAATLQVFWGGPYDGIRNIPKGTQPGNPNSGVYQIIEVIDAHKIRVYPSAKKNGNPVYSIGRRSYGKMRVSNSDIFLLDVRSHQDMHDTSDPYKKGISIMGKEQKAWLKSEMLKSDAEFFFVVSSVNFSIPHEGGTGGSTADQIATGQIGRDDAWTSYVEERTEMIDFWESLGKPVFVLTGDLHNSFAVKMTNNVWEFASGPHNSRNHALGAEGNRPVNGIYNSRGSEVDIRWSTAILNDVPGALRYIPNYCVVQVNNVFNNPVEEGKDRWIPFPRPHVIFQYYNGLTGDLMYAETIQAITK
- a CDS encoding TonB-dependent receptor gives rise to the protein MKRKLTIFLIFFLGMQIAYAQGKVVTGTVTSAEDGTTIPGVTIMVTGTTTGVTTDVNGKYQITLPNNNAVLKFSFIGFKSQSITVGQASTINVTLELDLVGLEEVVVIGYGTSTKEALTGAVQVVGSEKLSMLPAATLENALQGGVTGLMMNNADGQPGAGAEIRIRGIGSINASSEPLYVIDGIPVQSGSPSPTDFSNEGKSSNIMSTMNPNDIESISVLKDASATAIYGSRGANGVILITTKGGKAGKTKINFSASTGFSDNAYNNLQEPLNAAQYKELFIEGYTNRGESAATATARFDDWFPEAATTNTNWIDEIYRTGKTKQYNVDVSGGANGITYFASIGYYDQEGVVVGTDFERFSSRLNIVAKLTDKLTITNNINLGRTMAHGVDDKTSWTNPMHVGYFTPPQIPVYDEYGRFYGDHLVLGMNGSNPLGVLLEDERWQKQTRITDNLTASYKIREDLVFKSAWSFDMVGVNEFQYQNPRYGDARLVGGSGDEGTQNTLNWIGTQTLNYNKLFGQDHSFDALLGYEAQKYESRSIRARAEGYPNATLRTLANAANPMVATSSGTSYAFASMFSRFSYNYAGKYYATASFRRDGSSRFGQNSRWGNFWSLGTSWRVTQEDFMKDIKWINNLKLRVSYGITGNASIGNFDAVALYGFGNDYDGIAGSAPSNIGNPYLTWEGQSTLDIGIDLFVFDRVSATVNYFHRKNNDLLLDRPLSETTGFNGNLQNVGDMLNRGFEIEANAQIVKSADFNWDLGFNITLMKNEVTRLDEPIIDGAQNHTEGRDYYEFYMWHWAGVNPANGQAQWYKDETMTTITEKVKDAVPFFTGKSALPSAYGGVNTNLSYKGFSLSAQIVFVWDKWVYNNQSKGIESDGARAPRSTNLYAFENRWTTPGQEALVPKFVWGNSSKSNQTNSTRYLYDATYIRLRDLTLAYTFNKSITEKLDISSLRVFVQANNYFTWVRSKHYQYDPESDTNGIVNGTVPKTKSITLGVNVGF
- a CDS encoding RagB/SusD family nutrient uptake outer membrane protein; translation: MKKLINKISGKSPLIAILVVFFTVSCSKDFLELQPEQAVSMSQALKTNADFNAAITGCYDGLQSGNYYGKFFIMTPDVMSDDAKGGALVNRASDWHSYQGSSTDRSNLAENIWSIGYRVIDRANRILESGTDLNINEIKGQAYAFRALAHFDLVRIYAQHYTFTADASHLGVPIVTTVDPLAKPARNTVKEVYDQVIADFNSSLQLINDNKNSFYFSKNVVKALLSRVYLYKEDWTNSVAMANDVINSGKYSLVSNANYAKIFSTDHSAETIFEIDMNPTDNNGSGSLAGNYLATGYAEYLPSMDLVNLIPNGDVRKTLFKEDTKLGGGDFGWLRVNKYSNALGYDNTPVIRLSEVYLNRAEANYHLNNASAAQADVNLIRKRGLPTAASVTATGAALLEEILLERRIELSFEGHRLWDLTRNKKGVFRNNCTSTTCSVPYPDNRFVLAIGKFEIDANENIIQNPGY